A DNA window from Chryseobacterium sp. MEBOG06 contains the following coding sequences:
- a CDS encoding UDP-2,3-diacylglucosamine diphosphatase, whose protein sequence is MKRNIELVVISDVHLGTYGCKAKELLRYLNSIHPKTLVLNGDIIDIWQFKKSYFPKPHLKVIKKILSFATKNTDVYYITGNHDEMFRKFTDFELGKLKVCNKICLNIDQKKTWIFHGDVFDASVQHSKWIAKLGGKGYDLLIAINNVVNWFLEKMDREKYSFSKKIKNNVKKAVKYIGDFELTASELAIDNQYDYVVCGHIHQPQIREVVNKKGSCTYLNSGDWIENLSALEYNDKEWSIFYYDDHKHLLKDDEMEEIQDMDPSALLKIVTNFS, encoded by the coding sequence ATGAAAAGAAACATTGAACTAGTTGTTATATCGGATGTTCATTTGGGAACTTATGGATGTAAGGCTAAAGAATTGCTGAGATACCTCAATTCTATCCATCCTAAAACCTTAGTTTTGAATGGGGATATTATTGATATCTGGCAGTTCAAAAAGTCTTACTTCCCTAAACCTCATTTGAAAGTGATCAAAAAGATCCTTTCGTTTGCTACCAAAAACACAGATGTCTACTATATTACAGGCAATCACGATGAAATGTTTCGTAAATTCACAGATTTCGAACTCGGAAAACTTAAAGTCTGTAATAAAATCTGCCTGAATATCGACCAGAAAAAAACATGGATATTTCATGGCGATGTTTTCGATGCCTCAGTCCAACATTCTAAATGGATCGCTAAACTCGGAGGAAAGGGATATGATCTCCTTATTGCTATCAATAATGTTGTCAATTGGTTCTTGGAAAAAATGGATAGAGAAAAATATTCATTTTCAAAGAAAATCAAAAACAATGTAAAAAAAGCGGTAAAATATATCGGGGACTTTGAGCTTACGGCTTCTGAACTGGCCATTGACAATCAATATGATTATGTAGTGTGTGGACATATCCATCAGCCACAAATCCGAGAGGTTGTCAATAAAAAAGGATCATGTACCTATCTTAATTCCGGTGATTGGATTGAAAACCTGTCAGCTCTTGAATATAATGATAAAGAATGGTCGATCTTCTATTATGATGATCATAAGCATTTGCTGAAAGACGATGAAATGGAAGAAATTCAGGACATGGATCCTTCCGCTCTTTTAAAAATAGTAACCAATTTTTCTTAA
- the smpB gene encoding SsrA-binding protein SmpB, translated as MKIEKTVSILNKRARFEYEILEEFEAGMVLTGTEIKSLRSSKASITESFCQFIDGELYIINMMIDEYKLGTFYNHKTKRERKLLLHKKELQKLEKKLKDAGNTIIPLKLYITDRGKAKVLIALGRGKKLFDKRETIKDRENKRNLDRILKKS; from the coding sequence ATGAAGATTGAAAAAACAGTTAGTATACTAAATAAAAGAGCCCGCTTTGAATATGAAATTCTTGAAGAATTTGAAGCCGGCATGGTTTTGACGGGTACAGAGATAAAATCTTTACGTTCATCTAAAGCATCCATCACAGAATCGTTCTGTCAGTTTATTGATGGGGAATTATACATTATTAATATGATGATTGATGAGTATAAATTGGGGACTTTTTATAATCACAAGACAAAAAGGGAACGGAAATTGCTCTTGCACAAAAAAGAATTGCAAAAACTTGAAAAAAAGTTAAAGGATGCAGGTAACACAATTATTCCTTTAAAATTATATATCACTGATCGAGGGAAAGCAAAGGTGCTGATAGCGCTTGGTAGAGGGAAAAAACTTTTCGATAAAAGGGAGACGATAAAAGATAGAGAAAATAAACGTAACCTGGACAGAATATTAAAGAAAAGTTAA
- a CDS encoding DUF4129 domain-containing protein: MNKILFFILFSLSFGLVKAQDDGPAGDYLDDSLYISGHYHNMLRADSVLMKNPASENVVYPKQFKENIPSRYKGNEFDYSVSKPRESFSQKLMRKINQFLQSIFGETAFTKSAEFTTVLIRLFAIILVGFLLYFIIKYILGKEGNFMFGKKNRKLDLNVQELNENIHEINFPESIAKFENEKDYRSAVRYQFLFILKRLSDKKLINWNPEKTNKDYAGELKAPNLQKDFSDLSYIFDYVWYGEFNIEEQSYQKFKNQYQAFKP; this comes from the coding sequence ATGAATAAGATTCTTTTTTTCATATTGTTTTCTCTCTCTTTTGGGCTTGTCAAAGCTCAGGATGATGGGCCTGCAGGTGATTATCTGGATGATTCTCTCTATATAAGCGGGCATTATCATAATATGCTTCGTGCAGATTCGGTATTGATGAAAAATCCGGCTTCAGAAAATGTGGTCTATCCAAAGCAGTTTAAAGAAAACATTCCGTCAAGGTATAAAGGAAACGAATTTGACTATTCTGTATCAAAGCCAAGAGAATCTTTCTCGCAAAAGCTGATGAGAAAAATAAACCAGTTTTTACAAAGTATATTCGGGGAAACAGCTTTTACAAAATCTGCAGAATTTACGACAGTTCTTATTCGTCTGTTTGCCATTATTCTTGTAGGTTTTTTGCTTTATTTTATTATAAAATATATTCTTGGGAAAGAGGGAAATTTCATGTTTGGAAAAAAGAACAGGAAATTGGATCTTAACGTACAGGAGCTGAATGAAAATATTCATGAAATTAATTTTCCTGAAAGTATCGCAAAGTTTGAAAATGAAAAAGACTATCGTTCTGCAGTTCGTTACCAGTTTTTGTTTATTCTTAAAAGATTAAGTGATAAAAAACTGATCAATTGGAATCCTGAAAAAACCAATAAAGATTATGCCGGAGAATTAAAAGCTCCGAATCTTCAAAAAGACTTTTCCGATTTATCCTATATTTTCGATTATGTCTGGTATGGGGAATTCAATATTGAAGAACAAAGTTATCAGAAATTTAAAAATCAATATCAGGCATTTAAACCATAA
- a CDS encoding glycosyltransferase family protein gives MKVLYAFQGTGNGHVARAQEIIPILKKYASVDTLISGHQSQLKADFDLDFQHKGISLLYNKTGGLSYRKTFTENKFIQAIKTIKELELSQYDLIINDYEPLTGWASKLKKLPMIELSHQASMSFAETPKPLKKDFLGEMILKYYVPSERKIGFHFENYHPQIKKPVIRGKIRKLNPYKQGYYVVYLPSFADENIIKVLRKIPVEWKVFSKYSKVQVRIKNVEVFPIDESQYLKYFEGCEGILCNAGFETPAEALFMDKKLFVIPIHNQYEQECNACALDKMGIPNSKVLNLQEIMEWVASDHHLKVDYPNDIEEILVKEVLTL, from the coding sequence ATGAAGGTTTTGTATGCATTTCAGGGAACTGGAAACGGGCATGTGGCAAGAGCACAGGAAATTATTCCAATCCTAAAAAAATACGCTTCAGTTGATACATTGATTAGCGGACATCAGTCGCAATTAAAGGCTGATTTTGATCTTGATTTTCAACATAAAGGCATTTCGCTGCTTTATAATAAAACAGGGGGATTATCCTATCGGAAAACTTTTACAGAGAATAAATTTATTCAAGCTATAAAAACGATAAAAGAACTTGAGCTTTCACAGTATGATTTGATCATCAATGATTATGAACCTCTGACAGGTTGGGCCTCTAAACTGAAGAAACTGCCAATGATAGAACTCAGCCATCAGGCATCCATGAGTTTTGCTGAAACACCCAAACCCTTGAAGAAAGATTTTCTGGGAGAGATGATTTTAAAATACTACGTTCCCAGTGAGCGAAAGATCGGTTTTCATTTTGAAAATTATCATCCTCAGATAAAAAAACCTGTTATCAGAGGAAAGATAAGAAAACTTAATCCTTATAAACAGGGCTATTACGTAGTATATCTTCCTAGTTTTGCAGACGAAAATATCATTAAAGTTTTAAGAAAAATTCCTGTGGAATGGAAAGTCTTTTCCAAATACAGTAAAGTACAGGTAAGGATTAAAAATGTTGAAGTCTTTCCAATTGACGAAAGTCAGTATCTGAAGTATTTTGAAGGTTGCGAGGGGATTCTGTGTAATGCGGGTTTTGAAACTCCTGCCGAAGCACTTTTTATGGATAAAAAGTTATTTGTAATTCCTATTCACAATCAGTATGAGCAGGAATGTAATGCCTGTGCTTTAGACAAAATGGGCATACCGAATTCTAAAGTTTTAAATCTCCAGGAAATTATGGAGTGGGTAGCTTCCGATCATCATCTGAAAGTAGACTACCCGAATGATATTGAAGAAATTCTGGTGAAGGAAGTTTTAACTCTTTAA
- a CDS encoding four helix bundle protein, with the protein MANFKELLVWQKSIDFVTDIYRATELFPKIEIYGLISQIRRAAVSIPSNIAEGNSRRSKPDYLQFLKIARGSCAEIETQLTICKNLNLLNEESYLKLNQGIIEITKMLNGLINSLQ; encoded by the coding sequence ATGGCAAATTTTAAAGAGCTTTTAGTTTGGCAGAAATCTATTGATTTTGTTACTGACATTTATAGAGCAACAGAGCTTTTTCCTAAGATTGAAATTTATGGATTGATTTCGCAAATAAGAAGAGCAGCTGTTTCCATACCATCTAATATTGCTGAAGGAAATTCAAGAAGAAGTAAACCTGACTATCTGCAATTTTTGAAAATAGCAAGAGGGAGTTGTGCTGAAATTGAAACACAGCTGACCATTTGCAAAAATCTTAATTTATTAAATGAAGAAAGTTATTTAAAATTAAATCAGGGAATTATTGAAATTACTAAAATGTTGAATGGTTTAATTAACTCCTTACAATAA
- a CDS encoding DUF4350 domain-containing protein, which yields MNKTFKIYAVIFIIVMIILALLEVNKKETVNWQKNFDIHEKSPFGLFVFSNEAKNLFKNNLKTIEQSPYEYYSKQPKETHNILVIENDIDEGSWKKILDQVAKGSDAMLMVSRMPKAVSDTIGYYDSEISFEEENVLKFTEKKYQNDFVILDKFPSGRGFSFIKPGVEVLGKTVEKKNTDQANFIKVKFGKGNIYAHTEPLFLTNYYLLKSGNTKYAQDVFSYLQDRETVWFVKSNTKESRFFMKFVLSNPALKYAWWVLLGGLVLFILFNAKRKQRIIPVLEPLRNTSLDFVKSIGNLYLQEGDFHDMMAKKAQYFLNKVRLDLLIDTQNLDEEFAKKLQLKTGKTMEMINEAIVLIKKAQDPYASVMKEDLARINRLLDEILK from the coding sequence ATGAATAAAACTTTCAAAATATATGCTGTAATTTTCATCATTGTGATGATTATTTTGGCGTTGCTTGAAGTTAATAAAAAAGAGACCGTAAACTGGCAAAAGAATTTTGATATTCATGAAAAATCTCCTTTTGGTCTTTTTGTTTTCAGTAATGAAGCAAAAAATCTTTTTAAAAATAACCTGAAGACTATTGAGCAATCTCCTTACGAGTACTATAGCAAGCAGCCAAAAGAAACCCATAATATTTTGGTTATAGAAAATGATATTGATGAGGGATCCTGGAAAAAAATTCTGGATCAGGTAGCAAAGGGTTCAGATGCAATGTTAATGGTAAGCCGTATGCCGAAAGCTGTTTCAGATACGATTGGATATTACGACTCTGAGATCTCTTTTGAAGAAGAAAATGTACTGAAGTTTACTGAGAAAAAATACCAGAACGATTTTGTTATATTAGATAAATTTCCATCAGGAAGAGGATTTTCATTTATTAAACCCGGAGTTGAAGTATTAGGGAAAACGGTGGAGAAGAAGAACACGGATCAGGCAAACTTTATTAAAGTGAAATTTGGAAAAGGGAATATTTACGCCCATACAGAGCCTCTTTTTCTTACCAACTATTATCTTCTCAAATCTGGAAATACAAAATATGCGCAGGATGTATTCTCCTATCTTCAGGATAGAGAAACAGTTTGGTTTGTGAAAAGCAATACCAAAGAGTCACGCTTCTTTATGAAATTTGTACTTTCAAACCCTGCCTTAAAATATGCATGGTGGGTTTTGTTGGGAGGGCTTGTGCTGTTTATTTTATTTAATGCTAAAAGAAAGCAGAGAATAATACCTGTGCTAGAACCATTGAGAAATACCTCTCTGGATTTTGTTAAAAGCATTGGAAATCTTTATCTACAGGAAGGAGATTTTCATGACATGATGGCAAAAAAAGCACAATATTTTCTAAATAAAGTAAGGTTGGATCTGCTGATCGATACCCAGAATTTAGATGAAGAATTTGCTAAAAAGCTGCAGCTAAAAACAGGGAAAACTATGGAAATGATCAATGAAGCAATCGTGCTGATCAAAAAAGCTCAGGATCCTTATGCCAGCGTAATGAAGGAAGACCTTGCGAGAATCAACAGACTGCTAGACGAAATATTAAAATAG
- a CDS encoding AAA family ATPase, translated as MENLENSNIENQSAINLNKSEEQFQSRIDMIELRTSLDKVKTEIGKVIVGQENMIEHLLAALLSNGHVLIEGVPGVAKTITAKLLAKTIDVGFSRIQFTPDLMPSDILGTSVFSVKNSEFEFKKGPIFSNFILIDEINRSPAKTQAALFEVMEERQITMDGTRYIMDEPFLVVATQNPIEHEGTYRLPEAQLDRFLFKINVGYPNLEQEITIIKNQHESKKEDKTEGVQKVITAEQLKSYQHLVKEIIVEGQLMEYIAKIIINTRENQFLYLGASPRASLALLTASKAFAALRGRDFVTPEDIKEASYAVLRHRVIVSPEREMEGLTADEIIRQILEGIEIPR; from the coding sequence ATGGAAAACCTGGAAAACTCAAATATAGAAAACCAAAGCGCTATTAATCTTAATAAAAGCGAAGAACAGTTTCAGTCAAGAATAGATATGATTGAACTTCGTACAAGCCTTGATAAAGTAAAAACTGAAATCGGTAAAGTAATTGTAGGGCAGGAAAATATGATAGAACACCTTTTGGCAGCTTTGCTTTCAAATGGACACGTTCTGATTGAGGGAGTTCCTGGAGTGGCCAAGACGATTACAGCAAAGCTATTGGCGAAAACAATAGACGTAGGTTTCAGCAGAATTCAGTTTACACCGGATCTTATGCCTTCAGACATCTTAGGGACATCTGTTTTCAGTGTGAAGAACTCTGAATTTGAATTTAAAAAGGGTCCTATTTTCTCCAATTTTATATTAATTGATGAGATCAACAGATCACCGGCAAAAACGCAGGCTGCTTTGTTTGAAGTAATGGAAGAAAGGCAGATTACCATGGATGGAACCCGTTATATTATGGATGAACCGTTTCTGGTAGTAGCTACCCAAAACCCGATTGAGCATGAAGGGACTTATAGACTTCCTGAGGCGCAGCTGGACCGGTTTTTATTCAAGATCAATGTAGGATATCCTAACCTTGAGCAGGAAATTACGATCATTAAAAATCAGCATGAAAGCAAAAAAGAAGATAAGACAGAAGGCGTACAGAAAGTGATTACAGCTGAACAGCTGAAGAGTTATCAGCATTTGGTAAAAGAAATCATTGTGGAAGGTCAGCTGATGGAATATATTGCTAAAATTATCATCAACACACGGGAAAATCAGTTCTTATATTTAGGAGCTTCCCCAAGAGCATCGCTGGCATTACTTACTGCTTCAAAGGCATTTGCCGCACTAAGAGGAAGAGATTTTGTGACTCCTGAAGATATCAAAGAAGCAAGTTATGCTGTCCTGAGACACAGGGTAATCGTTTCTCCGGAAAGAGAAATGGAAGGTCTTACGGCAGATGAGATCATCCGTCAGATTTTAGAAGGAATAGAGATTCCTAGATAG
- a CDS encoding DUF4013 domain-containing protein, translating into MMQFYKKREFGSFISDSFNFFKLYGKNYFKSYLLINGLVLILMVAVAIFGYKEIFAQIFASNLGGESYYFEQYFSDNAGMLIGIGLLTFLLLMILMIISYLYPVFYLKRIAQGAEKVKTDEILSDFKKNAGKIAKLCIGLTFIVAPLAFFVIGFSYILIFLIIGIFLIFLIYPTIFNAVTFLMYDYFNSDRTFFESLSYSIRSQFSYPNGREKSPYWKYWGDLLL; encoded by the coding sequence ATGATGCAATTTTATAAAAAGAGAGAATTTGGAAGCTTTATCAGTGACAGCTTTAATTTCTTTAAATTATATGGGAAAAATTATTTCAAAAGCTATCTGTTGATCAATGGATTGGTGTTGATCTTAATGGTGGCTGTGGCTATCTTTGGATATAAAGAGATTTTTGCTCAGATCTTTGCCTCCAATTTAGGCGGTGAGTCCTATTATTTCGAACAGTATTTCTCTGATAACGCCGGAATGTTGATAGGAATTGGATTACTGACTTTTCTGTTGCTGATGATTTTGATGATAATAAGTTATCTCTATCCTGTTTTTTACCTGAAAAGAATTGCCCAGGGAGCTGAAAAGGTAAAAACGGATGAGATTTTAAGTGATTTTAAAAAAAATGCCGGCAAAATAGCCAAACTATGTATAGGACTGACTTTTATTGTTGCACCGCTGGCTTTTTTCGTGATTGGCTTTTCCTATATCCTGATATTTCTAATCATAGGAATCTTCCTGATATTTTTAATCTACCCTACGATATTTAACGCTGTTACATTTTTGATGTATGATTATTTTAATTCAGACAGAACGTTTTTTGAAAGTCTGAGCTATTCTATAAGATCACAGTTTTCTTACCCGAACGGAAGGGAAAAATCCCCTTACTGGAAATATTGGGGGGATCTATTGTTATGA
- a CDS encoding OmpA family protein yields the protein MKNLKLGISALALTVASTVFAQTTNNPWLIGVGAHAENHIAARGTFSNTFSANNLTKSMFNVNNFSITPPLSKLTVARNIGKGLVIDWQTSVGNVENKKFNMGKEFFLMTGLGFQAHAAGLLWNEESWFDPYLRVGANYLRHDYSALTFPRNAVDANGNYIETVSNGKDGNENGKANHFTVATGAGANFWVTKNFGLGIQGDYVSTPGDHSTVANFWQASASILFRFGNRDRDKDGILDKDDLCPDTPGLPEFQGCPDTDGDGVPDKDDQCPDVAGPVENNGCPWPDTDGDGVIDKDDACPTVAGPAENNGCPWPDTDGDGILDKDDACPTVPGLPEYNGCPAPKKPTAVVVTEQLKDILFDFNKATIRPQSNEKLDSAAKIIKEADAENFVVVGMTDAKGAAAYNLKLSKERAASVVGALEARGVNPATLKSIGIGSQEATVPATASDAERQKDRKVIVRAISGAEWDTYKKNDLTVAKPAKKAVKKGAKKAPAKKAPAKKKK from the coding sequence ATGAAAAATCTAAAATTAGGAATTTCAGCATTGGCGCTTACTGTTGCCTCTACTGTTTTCGCGCAGACTACCAACAATCCGTGGTTGATCGGGGTTGGTGCTCACGCTGAAAACCATATAGCAGCAAGAGGTACTTTTAGTAATACGTTCTCTGCTAACAATTTGACAAAGAGTATGTTCAATGTGAACAACTTCTCTATTACACCTCCATTGTCTAAGTTAACAGTTGCTAGAAACATTGGTAAAGGTTTAGTTATTGACTGGCAAACTTCTGTTGGAAATGTTGAAAACAAAAAATTCAACATGGGGAAAGAATTTTTCCTAATGACAGGTCTTGGTTTCCAGGCTCACGCTGCAGGTCTTTTATGGAACGAAGAATCTTGGTTTGATCCATATTTAAGAGTTGGTGCTAACTATTTAAGACATGACTATTCTGCACTTACTTTCCCAAGAAACGCTGTAGATGCTAACGGTAACTATATCGAAACTGTTAGTAACGGTAAGGATGGTAACGAAAATGGTAAAGCTAACCACTTTACTGTAGCTACAGGTGCTGGTGCTAACTTCTGGGTAACTAAGAACTTCGGTCTTGGTATCCAAGGTGACTATGTATCAACTCCAGGTGATCACTCTACAGTTGCTAACTTCTGGCAAGCTTCTGCATCTATCTTATTTAGATTCGGAAACAGAGACAGAGATAAAGATGGTATCCTAGATAAAGATGACCTTTGTCCAGATACTCCAGGTTTACCAGAATTCCAGGGATGTCCTGATACAGACGGAGATGGTGTTCCAGATAAAGACGATCAATGTCCAGATGTTGCTGGTCCAGTTGAAAACAACGGTTGTCCTTGGCCAGATACTGACGGTGACGGTGTAATCGATAAAGATGACGCTTGTCCTACAGTAGCAGGTCCTGCTGAAAACAACGGATGTCCTTGGCCAGATACTGACGGTGATGGTATCTTAGATAAAGATGATGCATGTCCTACAGTACCAGGTCTTCCTGAATACAACGGATGTCCAGCTCCTAAGAAGCCAACAGCTGTAGTAGTAACTGAACAATTAAAAGATATCTTATTTGATTTCAACAAAGCTACGATCAGACCTCAGTCTAACGAAAAATTAGACAGTGCTGCTAAGATCATCAAAGAAGCTGACGCTGAAAACTTCGTAGTAGTAGGTATGACAGATGCTAAAGGTGCTGCTGCTTACAACTTGAAACTTTCTAAAGAAAGAGCTGCTTCTGTAGTAGGTGCTTTAGAAGCTAGAGGTGTAAACCCTGCAACATTGAAATCTATTGGTATCGGTTCTCAGGAAGCTACTGTTCCTGCAACTGCATCTGATGCTGAAAGACAAAAAGACAGAAAAGTTATCGTAAGAGCGATCTCAGGTGCTGAGTGGGATACTTACAAGAAAAATGACTTAACTGTAGCTAAACCAGCTAAAAAAGCGGTTAAGAAAGGTGCTAAAAAAGCTCCGGCTAAAAAAGCTCCAGCTAAAAAGAAAAAATAA
- a CDS encoding GNAT family N-acetyltransferase: MKFENNKSGNGGVLTLNNETKEVGRLTYTIFPEDHKLIISFVLVHPEFEGRGMGKFLVEEALKFARENNWKVYPHCSYARAVMTRMKDVEDIFLKS; encoded by the coding sequence ATGAAATTTGAAAACAATAAATCCGGAAACGGCGGAGTTCTTACTCTAAACAATGAAACAAAAGAGGTTGGAAGGCTTACGTATACTATTTTCCCTGAAGACCATAAACTAATCATTTCTTTTGTATTGGTTCACCCTGAATTTGAAGGCAGAGGAATGGGAAAATTTTTGGTAGAAGAGGCCCTGAAGTTTGCCAGAGAAAATAACTGGAAGGTATACCCTCACTGTTCTTATGCAAGGGCTGTCATGACAAGAATGAAAGATGTGGAGGATATTTTTTTAAAGAGTTAA
- a CDS encoding stage II sporulation protein M: protein MREVYFIKQNKEKWLGIEQVIDGKIKKNPDDLSSLYINLINDLSFAQTYYPKSNTTVYLNHLSSQIFQKIYKTKRVEQNRLIYFFRTEVPLLVYQYRRYLAYAFLFFILFTSIGVLSAIYDKGFLAVAIPNGESYVNETIENIKKGNAVAIYESGSTWGSTIGIIFNNIQVGAKLYIYGIAGGVGTLYALLSNSVMLGAFQYFFYDYGALKDSARGIWLHGVFEIFAMVIEAMCGLILGASILFPRTFSRFNSFKKGFKDSFKIFLSTIPFTICAGIIEGYVTRHALKMPLVLNLVIIFSSLAIVIFYYLLYPSIVNKKTNKHINDAIL, encoded by the coding sequence ATGAGAGAAGTTTATTTCATTAAACAAAATAAAGAAAAATGGTTGGGAATAGAACAGGTTATTGATGGGAAAATTAAAAAAAATCCTGATGACCTGTCTTCGTTATATATTAACCTGATCAATGATCTTTCTTTTGCCCAGACTTATTACCCTAAAAGTAATACGACGGTTTACCTGAATCATTTGTCTTCTCAGATTTTTCAGAAGATCTATAAAACAAAAAGGGTAGAGCAAAACAGGCTGATTTATTTTTTCAGGACTGAAGTTCCCTTATTGGTGTACCAGTACCGGAGATACCTTGCCTATGCTTTTCTTTTTTTTATTCTCTTTACTTCAATAGGGGTGCTTTCTGCGATCTATGACAAAGGTTTCTTAGCAGTTGCCATACCAAATGGAGAATCTTACGTGAATGAGACCATAGAAAATATTAAGAAAGGAAATGCCGTTGCAATATATGAAAGCGGTTCTACCTGGGGAAGCACTATCGGTATTATTTTCAATAATATTCAGGTAGGTGCCAAACTCTATATTTATGGTATTGCGGGAGGAGTAGGGACTTTATATGCGCTGCTTTCCAATAGTGTAATGCTGGGAGCCTTTCAATATTTTTTCTATGATTACGGAGCCCTGAAAGATAGTGCAAGAGGAATTTGGCTTCATGGAGTATTTGAAATCTTTGCAATGGTAATAGAGGCTATGTGTGGATTGATTTTAGGCGCTTCTATTCTGTTTCCGAGGACTTTTTCCAGATTTAATTCTTTTAAAAAAGGGTTTAAAGATTCATTCAAAATATTTCTGAGCACCATTCCCTTTACAATTTGTGCAGGAATTATTGAAGGTTATGTAACAAGACACGCACTGAAGATGCCTTTGGTTTTAAATCTGGTGATTATCTTCAGTTCACTTGCGATTGTAATATTTTACTATCTTTTGTACCCTTCTATTGTCAATAAAAAAACAAATAAACACATCAATGATGCAATTTTATAA
- a CDS encoding YebC/PmpR family DNA-binding transcriptional regulator, whose protein sequence is MGRAFEYRKASKMARWDKMAKTFSKIGKDIALAVKAGGTDPEANPALRRCIQNAKGANMPKDNVERAIKKASGADAENYEEITYEGYGQGGVAFFVECTTNNTTRTVANVRAIFNKFDGNLGKNGELAFIFDRKGIFTIDLAQIKMDWDDFEMEMIDGGAEDVEKDEDEVMITTAFEDFGSLSHKLDELGIEAKSAELQRIPNNTKEVNAEQFKANMKMLERFEDDDDVQNVYHNMEITEELMNSL, encoded by the coding sequence ATGGGAAGAGCATTTGAATATAGAAAAGCTTCTAAAATGGCCAGATGGGACAAGATGGCCAAAACATTCTCTAAAATAGGAAAAGATATTGCATTGGCAGTAAAAGCGGGTGGAACAGATCCTGAAGCCAATCCTGCGCTGAGAAGATGTATCCAGAATGCAAAAGGGGCCAATATGCCTAAGGATAACGTAGAAAGAGCAATCAAGAAAGCAAGTGGTGCTGATGCTGAAAACTACGAAGAGATCACTTATGAAGGATACGGGCAAGGTGGTGTTGCTTTTTTTGTAGAATGTACTACGAACAATACGACAAGAACCGTAGCCAATGTGAGAGCTATTTTCAACAAATTTGATGGTAACCTTGGGAAAAATGGGGAGCTGGCATTTATCTTTGATAGAAAAGGTATTTTCACGATTGATTTAGCTCAAATCAAAATGGATTGGGACGATTTTGAAATGGAAATGATTGATGGAGGTGCTGAAGATGTAGAAAAAGATGAAGATGAGGTAATGATTACAACGGCGTTTGAAGATTTCGGTTCTTTATCTCACAAATTAGATGAGCTTGGCATTGAAGCGAAGAGCGCAGAACTTCAAAGAATTCCAAATAATACAAAAGAGGTGAATGCAGAACAGTTCAAAGCTAATATGAAGATGCTTGAGCGTTTCGAAGATGATGATGACGTACAAAACGTTTACCACAATATGGAAATCACAGAAGAGCTGATGAACTCTTTATAA
- a CDS encoding RDD family protein: protein MSQIAINTSQNVNISFNMASIGERMLAFIIDLLIRVAYVVIVLYLFFNIFDLGYLLNGLDEWSIRAVYIILTFPIYIYPLVLESLMEGQTPGKKVMKIRVVKIDGYQAGFGDYLIRWVFRIVDVSFAGVIGLISMIVSKNNQRLGDIASGTAVISLKNNINISHTILENIQENYIPTFPQVIALSDNDMRIIKDNYTKALKVDDRQIINKLSNKIKSILKLEIDPTKMTERQFINVIIKDYNYYTGKDN from the coding sequence ATGTCTCAAATTGCGATAAATACCTCACAAAATGTAAATATTAGCTTTAATATGGCCAGTATAGGAGAAAGAATGCTGGCATTCATTATTGATCTTCTGATAAGGGTAGCATATGTGGTTATTGTACTCTATCTGTTCTTCAATATTTTTGATTTAGGGTATCTATTAAACGGACTTGATGAATGGTCTATCCGGGCAGTTTATATTATTCTTACATTCCCTATTTATATCTACCCTCTTGTATTGGAAAGCCTTATGGAAGGCCAGACTCCAGGCAAAAAGGTCATGAAAATAAGAGTTGTGAAAATTGATGGATATCAGGCTGGTTTTGGTGATTACCTTATTCGATGGGTATTCAGGATTGTTGATGTTTCTTTCGCAGGAGTGATCGGATTAATTTCAATGATTGTTTCGAAAAACAACCAGCGTTTAGGGGATATAGCCTCAGGTACTGCTGTTATTTCTTTAAAAAACAATATTAATATCTCTCATACCATTTTGGAAAATATTCAGGAAAATTATATTCCTACTTTCCCACAGGTTATTGCTCTGAGCGATAATGACATGAGGATCATCAAGGATAATTATACGAAAGCGCTAAAAGTAGATGACCGCCAAATTATCAATAAACTTTCAAATAAGATCAAAAGCATTCTGAAACTGGAAATAGATCCTACTAAAATGACAGAAAGACAGTTTATTAACGTTATTATTAAAGATTATAATTACTATACCGGGAAAGATAATTAA